The Chanodichthys erythropterus isolate Z2021 chromosome 12, ASM2448905v1, whole genome shotgun sequence genome contains a region encoding:
- the ube2kb gene encoding ubiquitin-conjugating enzyme E2Kb (UBC1 homolog, yeast) isoform X2 produces MANIAVQRIKREFKEVLKSEETSKNQIKVDLVDENFTELKGEIAGPPDTPYEGGRYQLEIKIPETYPFNPPKVRFITKIWHPNISSVTGAICLDILKDQWAAAMTLRTVLLSLQALLAAAEPDDPQDAVVANQNAVIVALSSKSWDVETATELLLSN; encoded by the exons ATGGCAAATATCGCTGTGCAGAGGATCAAGCGAGAGTTTAAGGAAGTGCTGAAAAGCGAAGAG ACAagtaaaaatcaaataaaagtaGATCTGGTGGATGAAAACTTCACAGAGTTAAAGGGTGAAATAGCAGGACCACCAGACACACCATATGAAG GAGGCAGATATCAGCTAGAAATCAAGATTCCTGAGACATATCCTTTTAATCCACCCAAg GTGCGGTTTATTACTAAGATCTGGCATCCCAATATAAGTTCAGTTACCGGGGCAATATGTTTGGACATTTTAAAAGACCAATG GGCTGCAGCTATGACTCTGCGAACAGTCCTGCTCTCACTACAGGCTCTGTTAGCTGCTGCAGAGCCAGATGATCCTCAAGACGCTGTAGTAGCAAATCAG AATGCAGTAATAGTAGCCTTGTCCTCAAAATCATGGGACGTGGAGACAGCGACAGAGCTGCTACTAAGCAACTGA
- the ube2kb gene encoding ubiquitin-conjugating enzyme E2Kb (UBC1 homolog, yeast) isoform X1: protein MANIAVQRIKREFKEVLKSEETSKNQIKVDLVDENFTELKGEIAGPPDTPYEGGRYQLEIKIPETYPFNPPKVRFITKIWHPNISSVTGAICLDILKDQWAAAMTLRTVLLSLQALLAAAEPDDPQDAVVANQYKQNPEMFKQTARLWSHVYAGAPVSSPEYTRKIDKLCAMGFDKNAVIVALSSKSWDVETATELLLSN, encoded by the exons ATGGCAAATATCGCTGTGCAGAGGATCAAGCGAGAGTTTAAGGAAGTGCTGAAAAGCGAAGAG ACAagtaaaaatcaaataaaagtaGATCTGGTGGATGAAAACTTCACAGAGTTAAAGGGTGAAATAGCAGGACCACCAGACACACCATATGAAG GAGGCAGATATCAGCTAGAAATCAAGATTCCTGAGACATATCCTTTTAATCCACCCAAg GTGCGGTTTATTACTAAGATCTGGCATCCCAATATAAGTTCAGTTACCGGGGCAATATGTTTGGACATTTTAAAAGACCAATG GGCTGCAGCTATGACTCTGCGAACAGTCCTGCTCTCACTACAGGCTCTGTTAGCTGCTGCAGAGCCAGATGATCCTCAAGACGCTGTAGTAGCAAATCAG TATAAGCAGAATCCAGAAATGTTCAAACAAACTGCCCGTCTCTGGTCTCACGTTTACGCTGGTGCTCCCGTGTCCAGTCCTGAGTACACACGCAAAATAGACAAACTTTGTGCAATGGGCTTTGACAAA AATGCAGTAATAGTAGCCTTGTCCTCAAAATCATGGGACGTGGAGACAGCGACAGAGCTGCTACTAAGCAACTGA